ATCCTAAAAAAGATATGTGATGTTTTTCATTGATAGagatattaggttttttttataaataaaatgttacgTCTCATAATCTTATGCACTACAACAATAACTTATAATAGATTTGAGACTagagaaaagaaatatgaaagagTTAGTACTTAAGGTCTAataatcttcttttttaaaaaagaatttagaagattttttatttaaagattcaTGTAGATTATTTCTAAAGACCGTATCATCTTATAGTTTACAACTTTAACCATGAAGAGCTCATCCTTCATATTTGTACTGAGTCGTTCATCAATAAGTGAGACTTACTTGTAGATTTCATTGATTCCATGTTTAATGTGTATTCttggagtttttttaaaatcatattttattatattagacCATCCCTGACAGAACAAGATGAACTGTAATAATTGATGCAAAGGTACAAACTCAGAAATCAAAGCATGCATGCAAAATAAAGCacttaattaatctaaatttctGCTTGTTGCAGCTGCATGAGTCATCTCTCTAAGcttaaaaattaacaagaataTTTGAATTAATCGTTCATGATATATGattacattattattaattaatctacGATGACATAAGTAACTGCGTGGATGGCACAAACCTCATATCCACTACCGGATCTTGATCATCAGGCTCAAAGTTGACGTCGTCGTTTACATCAAGAATCGGCTTCAAATTATCATCTTGCGTACTGCAGTGATCATCGCCATTATAAGCTTGCTTAAGCTGATCATCTAAGTAATTAGGCGATGATGATATCGACAAGCTAGAAATATCCTGCACGCTGGCCGCGGTGGCCCATGCAGTTGTAGGATCTTGATCTTGTAAATGTAGTTGATTGTTATCTGGATTGTGAATAACAAATTCTTGTTGATCTTGATGTTCTTGCGGGTATTGATCATGATATTGCATGACTGGATCGTACATGTCGAAAGTATCTGTAATAATGATACTTTGGCAGTCATGATCGGTCTGATGATCAGGGGCTGCGGCCGCTGCCGCCGCCTGTGCTTGGATCAATTGAGTCTGCTGTTGGGCTGCAGCCTGGGCACGATATATAGcaagttgatgaagaacaaaaTCAAGTTCAGCCCTAGTGTATTCGATTTGACGTTGGAGTTCTCGAATCATTCGATAACATCCTCCGACGGGATCATTTGCCCGGACATCCGATTGAAAGATGATGGTACGCATGGCTTCGTCCTTCTCGGGAGGGTTAAGGTTCTTGATGATCTTGCTAATGTTGCTAACACCAAACAATTTATGGGCGTTGAGGAACTGTCTCTGGCGATTGTGAGGGAAATAAGGGGCGAGAATGCAGTCAGGAGCGCACTTCCTGCGTTGGTATTTGCAAGCTGCACAGGCCTGGGTGGTGCTGCTACCAGTCCTTGAAATAATGCTCATCTTTGTGCTCTGTTTGCTATTGTTGTTTTAGAGAAGACGAGAGAATTCGGATGCGTTGCCGGCGGGGCTGGTGCTGTTTTCTTATTTAGAAAtggtttctctcttctttttcgcTCTGCTGCTGCTTTTAGATCCTTTCTTTTCTCCCTGCCAACAAACCAAGAACCCCTTTCTTGGAGAAAAACAAGACGAGAAACAAACacatatgatgatgatgatatatgACAAACCAGAGGGAGACAGATCATTTATTCACTTGATTATGATACATGATCAGGGAGTAGAGTAGAGACTATTCTTGGGCAGGGGCGAGAAAATACTATGAGACACAGTCAAATTTAGTTAGGTGTTCAAAATCAATGTGTGGTGTTCAAGCTAAAGCCAAAAATAGAGCTTCTGTCTGTATTTAGAATGCTTTACAGGGTCAGAACAATCGCAGTCAAAATGATGATCTTGCTAATTAATACAGATTAAATTAGTTAAGTTTTCCAAAGATTTTAATTAGGACTTCCTAATTACTTCTTTAAACACAGCAGTGCATGCCCCTTAACTTGGATGCCATCAATGCCTGACAGtttgc
This region of Populus alba chromosome 3, ASM523922v2, whole genome shotgun sequence genomic DNA includes:
- the LOC118031006 gene encoding uncharacterized protein, with protein sequence MSIISRTGSSTTQACAACKYQRRKCAPDCILAPYFPHNRQRQFLNAHKLFGVSNISKIIKNLNPPEKDEAMRTIIFQSDVRANDPVGGCYRMIRELQRQIEYTRAELDFVLHQLAIYRAQAAAQQQTQLIQAQAAAAAAAPDHQTDHDCQSIIITDTFDMYDPVMQYHDQYPQEHQDQQEFVIHNPDNNQLHLQDQDPTTAWATAASVQDISSLSISSSPNYLDDQLKQAYNGDDHCSTQDDNLKPILDVNDDVNFEPDDQDPVVDMRFVPSTQLLMSS